The proteins below come from a single Gossypium raimondii isolate GPD5lz chromosome 2, ASM2569854v1, whole genome shotgun sequence genomic window:
- the LOC128039291 gene encoding uncharacterized protein LOC128039291 has product MDDIRGVEKILCSLDSRFDYIVVAIEESKDLSTMTIDELTGSLQAHEERLNNKKKEVDLDQALQSKLSLNEKKGDFKNQRGRDRGRGRGRNFRGRGSNARERGEDASTENGWNEANQNSGASKHITGSKNLFLKFFESDCGEVKVGDGKAYKVSGVGELEFKTKQGRVVARVGVASNNLFSFTLQNQNMSCFIGAHKEVSKLWHDRYGHLNYGNLEMLSRKMMVRGLPKINRLDDICEACQLGKQHKIGFPS; this is encoded by the exons ATGGATGATATTCGTGGTGTTGAGAAAATCCTCTGTTCTTTGGATTCCAGATTTGACTACATTGTGGTAGCCATTGAAGAATCAAAGGACTTGAGTACCATGACTATTGATGAACTCACAGGTTCGTTGCAAGCCCATGAAGAAAGATTAAACAACAAGAAGAAGGAAGTAGATCTAGATCAAGCACTCCAGTCAAAGTTGTCTCTAAATGAGAAGAAGGgagattttaaaaatcaaagaggGAGAGATCGCGGTCGTGGAAGAGGAAGAAATTTTAGAGGAAGAGGCTCAAATGCTCGTGAAAGAGGTGAAGATGCAAGCACGGAGAATGGATGGAACGAAGCCAACCAAA ACAGTGGTGCTAGCAAGCATATTACAGGtagcaaaaatttatttttgaagttcTTTGAATCTGATTGTGGAGAAGTAAAAGTAGGAGATGGCAAGGCTTACAAAGTTAGTGGTGTTGGTGAGTTGGAGTTCAAAACAAAGCAAGGAAGG gtTGTTGCTAGAGTTGGAGTGGCATCAAATAATCTTTTCTCTTTCACCCTTCAAAATCAGAATATGTCTTGCTTTATTGGTGCTCATAAAGAAGTTTCAAAGTTATGGCATGATAGATATGGACATTTGAACTATGGAAATTTGGAGATGCTTTCAAGGAAGATGATGGTCAGAGGTTTACCAAAAATCAATCGGCTTGATGATATTTGTGAAGCATGTCAACTTGGAAAGCAACACAAAATTGGTTTTCCTTCTTAA